A genomic stretch from Pelagicoccus sp. SDUM812003 includes:
- the gltB gene encoding glutamate synthase large subunit encodes MQQIQASPLLYRKDFEHDACGVGLIANINGERSHELLAKSIQALKNLAHRGAVDADAITGDGAGVLTQIPYQLFRDYLEEKGKTLYHDEDLGVGVIFLPRNNEYAQAHGKKIIEDAVKAEGLTLLAWRDVPVDSTCLGRKADETQPHIVQALIAKTSEMSSDDYERKLYLARKVAERRALEAELRDFYVCSFSSRTIIYKGMLNSPQVRKYFSDLKDPSYTTAFVIFHQRYSTNTFPQWHLAQPFRMMAHNGEINTIRGNRNLMKARENSNVHGIWGDRFSDLRPMVQPDLSDSASFDNTLELLTLGGRSALESVTMMMPPAWENNKRLDDTTRGFFEYNSTLIEPWDGPAAIAFTDGRYVAASLDRNGLRPARYKIYDDGTFMLASELGLIEETDLKTVRSGRLGPGKMIAIDLHKKEFLEDGQIKSMIGSDPKFAKWCSEHLVDIHESGPNAPAAKAEDEEVQRQLAFGWDKDEYEIVLKPMAESAMEAVGSMGDDTPLAFLSRKPRLLYTYFKQLFAQVTNPPIDSIRERSVMSLNMFLGGRLGLFENMPQSTGFVKCKSPVLFNSELEGLFDVKFLKDRVVRLDITFDASSGPDGLQIALKELLVRAQEAAEKKSAKVIILSDRGVNKDRVAIPMLLAVGAVHQHLVRSGYRMKCDLVAETGEGRDVHQIACLLGFGANAVNPYIALAVISNFASRGEIELDEKTAAKNYRKAIEKGLLKIMAKMGISTLFSYCRAQIFEAIGISPEVVDECFTGTPTPIGGISYEQIAKETLERHAHAYNPELQAELESAGYYKVVRKGGEYHGWNPKVVGGMHRFLKTKKKEDYDAYRQQADEHQPYAIKDLLKINYPDKGIDVSQVEEVEEIRRRFSTAAMSLGALSPECHETLAIAMNRIGGKSNSGEGGEDPRRYSLLENGDNASSAIKQVASGRFGVTAEYLASAKEIEIKIAQGAKPGEGGQLPGHKVSPLIARLRYSVPGVTLISPPPHHDIYSIEDLAQLIFDLKEVNPRAKVCVKLVSSSGVGTVAAGVAKAYADVILVSGHDGGTAASPLSSVKHAGSSWEIGLAETHQVLMMNGLRNRVTLRTDGGMKTGRDIIIGAMLGAEEFNFGTASMIAASCAMFRVCHLNTCPVGVATQREDLRAKYKGTVENVINYFNAVAEDVRYYLAKLGFRKLDDLVGRTEFLEQIDDPENAKTAMVNLSGLLHRPDPSGEAPRIHTRPRNERLGFEGGLDSTMIQESHDVVVGRAASFRGKYKVGNTDRCICTHLSGEIAYVRGSNHLPPGSIDLVFKGTAGQSFCTLLCHGVKATLFGEANDYVGKLMSGGEIIIRPLEETSYVWKDNTIIGNTCLYGATGGHLFAAGLAGERFGVRNSGAVAVVEGVGDHGCEYMTGGLVVCLGKTGTNFGAGMSGGLAFVYDEDDSFETLYNPEMVGIERLGDNGEIDALQKVVEAHFEATESPHAKAILADWQKSISKIWKVVPHPATPEAPKNVLKLEDANISAIA; translated from the coding sequence ATGCAACAGATTCAAGCCTCCCCCCTCCTTTACCGAAAGGACTTCGAGCACGACGCCTGCGGAGTTGGCCTCATCGCCAACATCAACGGCGAGCGCTCCCACGAGCTCCTCGCAAAGTCGATTCAAGCGCTGAAAAACCTAGCCCATCGCGGCGCCGTGGACGCGGACGCCATCACCGGCGACGGTGCGGGGGTGCTCACTCAGATCCCCTACCAGCTCTTTCGCGACTATCTAGAGGAAAAGGGCAAGACGCTCTACCACGACGAGGACCTGGGAGTGGGCGTCATCTTTCTGCCCCGCAACAACGAATACGCCCAGGCTCACGGCAAGAAGATCATCGAGGACGCGGTGAAGGCGGAAGGCCTCACCTTGCTGGCCTGGCGCGACGTGCCGGTCGACTCCACCTGCCTCGGCCGCAAGGCCGACGAGACCCAGCCGCACATCGTGCAGGCCCTCATCGCCAAGACTTCCGAGATGAGCAGCGACGACTACGAGCGCAAGCTCTACCTAGCCCGCAAGGTCGCCGAACGACGGGCCCTCGAGGCCGAGCTGCGGGACTTCTACGTCTGCAGCTTCTCCAGCCGCACTATTATATACAAGGGCATGCTCAACTCCCCCCAGGTGCGCAAATACTTCTCCGACCTGAAGGACCCGAGCTACACCACCGCCTTCGTCATCTTCCACCAGCGCTACTCGACCAACACCTTCCCCCAGTGGCACCTCGCCCAGCCGTTTCGCATGATGGCCCACAACGGCGAGATCAATACCATCCGCGGCAACCGCAACCTTATGAAGGCTCGCGAGAACTCCAACGTGCACGGCATCTGGGGCGACCGTTTCTCCGACCTGCGCCCCATGGTGCAGCCCGATCTCTCCGACTCCGCCAGCTTCGACAACACGCTCGAGCTGCTGACCCTCGGAGGTCGCAGCGCCTTGGAGTCCGTCACCATGATGATGCCGCCCGCCTGGGAAAACAACAAGCGGCTGGACGACACCACTCGCGGCTTCTTCGAGTACAACTCCACCTTGATCGAGCCCTGGGACGGCCCGGCGGCCATCGCCTTCACCGACGGGCGCTACGTCGCCGCTTCGCTCGACCGAAACGGCCTTCGCCCCGCTCGCTACAAGATCTACGATGACGGCACCTTCATGCTGGCCTCCGAGCTGGGCCTCATCGAGGAAACCGATCTCAAGACCGTGCGCTCCGGTCGCCTCGGCCCGGGCAAGATGATCGCCATCGACTTGCACAAGAAGGAGTTTCTCGAAGACGGACAGATCAAGTCCATGATCGGTAGCGACCCGAAGTTCGCCAAGTGGTGTTCCGAGCATCTGGTAGACATCCACGAGTCCGGCCCCAACGCCCCGGCAGCCAAAGCGGAAGACGAGGAAGTGCAGCGCCAGCTGGCCTTCGGCTGGGACAAGGACGAATACGAAATCGTGCTCAAGCCCATGGCCGAATCCGCCATGGAAGCGGTCGGCTCCATGGGCGACGATACGCCGCTGGCGTTTCTCTCCCGCAAGCCCCGCCTGCTCTACACCTACTTCAAGCAGCTCTTCGCCCAGGTCACCAACCCGCCGATCGACTCCATCCGCGAGCGCTCGGTCATGTCGCTCAACATGTTTCTCGGCGGTCGCCTCGGTTTGTTCGAAAACATGCCGCAGAGCACCGGCTTCGTGAAATGCAAGTCCCCAGTCCTCTTCAATAGCGAGCTGGAAGGGCTCTTCGACGTGAAGTTTCTCAAGGACCGCGTGGTGCGCCTCGACATCACCTTCGATGCGAGCAGCGGGCCGGACGGCCTGCAGATCGCCCTGAAGGAGCTGCTGGTCCGGGCCCAGGAAGCGGCGGAAAAGAAGTCCGCCAAGGTCATCATCCTATCCGACCGCGGCGTGAACAAGGATCGCGTGGCCATTCCCATGCTGCTCGCCGTCGGCGCCGTGCACCAGCACCTGGTACGCAGCGGCTACCGCATGAAATGCGACCTGGTGGCGGAGACCGGCGAAGGCCGAGACGTGCACCAGATCGCCTGCCTGCTGGGCTTCGGAGCCAACGCGGTCAACCCCTACATCGCTCTGGCCGTCATCTCAAACTTCGCCTCGCGCGGAGAAATCGAGCTCGACGAGAAGACCGCAGCCAAGAACTACCGCAAGGCCATCGAAAAAGGACTGCTCAAGATCATGGCCAAGATGGGCATCAGCACGCTCTTCAGCTACTGCCGGGCCCAGATCTTCGAAGCCATCGGCATTTCGCCGGAAGTGGTGGACGAGTGCTTCACCGGCACCCCCACGCCGATCGGCGGCATCAGCTACGAGCAGATCGCCAAGGAAACCCTCGAGCGCCACGCCCACGCCTACAATCCCGAGCTGCAGGCGGAGCTGGAAAGCGCCGGCTACTACAAGGTGGTGCGCAAGGGCGGCGAATACCATGGCTGGAACCCGAAGGTCGTCGGCGGCATGCACCGGTTTCTCAAGACCAAGAAAAAGGAGGACTACGACGCCTACCGTCAGCAGGCCGACGAGCACCAGCCCTACGCCATCAAGGATCTGCTCAAGATCAACTACCCGGACAAAGGCATCGACGTCAGCCAAGTCGAGGAAGTGGAGGAAATCCGTCGCCGCTTCTCGACCGCCGCCATGTCCCTCGGCGCCCTCTCGCCCGAGTGCCACGAAACGCTGGCTATCGCCATGAACCGCATCGGCGGCAAGTCCAACTCCGGGGAAGGGGGCGAAGATCCTCGTCGCTACTCCTTGCTGGAAAACGGCGACAACGCTTCGTCCGCCATCAAGCAGGTCGCGTCCGGCCGCTTCGGAGTGACCGCCGAATACCTCGCTTCCGCCAAGGAGATCGAAATCAAGATCGCCCAAGGCGCCAAGCCAGGGGAGGGCGGCCAGCTTCCCGGCCACAAGGTCTCGCCGCTGATCGCTCGCCTGCGCTACAGCGTGCCAGGCGTGACGCTGATTTCTCCGCCTCCGCACCACGACATCTATTCCATCGAAGACCTGGCTCAGCTGATCTTCGACCTGAAGGAAGTGAATCCACGGGCTAAGGTTTGCGTGAAACTGGTTTCCAGCTCCGGCGTCGGCACCGTGGCCGCCGGCGTAGCCAAAGCCTACGCTGACGTGATCCTCGTCTCCGGACACGATGGCGGCACCGCCGCCTCCCCGCTCTCCTCCGTCAAGCACGCCGGCTCCTCGTGGGAAATCGGCCTCGCCGAAACCCACCAGGTGCTGATGATGAACGGCCTGCGCAACCGCGTCACGCTGCGCACCGACGGCGGCATGAAAACCGGGCGCGATATCATCATCGGAGCCATGCTAGGCGCCGAAGAGTTCAACTTCGGCACCGCCTCCATGATCGCGGCCAGCTGCGCCATGTTCCGTGTTTGCCATTTGAATACATGCCCCGTGGGCGTCGCTACCCAACGCGAAGACCTGCGGGCCAAGTACAAAGGCACGGTAGAAAACGTCATCAACTACTTCAACGCAGTGGCGGAAGACGTGCGCTACTACCTGGCCAAACTCGGCTTCCGCAAGCTGGACGATCTGGTGGGCCGTACCGAGTTTCTCGAACAGATCGATGATCCGGAAAATGCCAAGACCGCGATGGTCAATCTCAGCGGGCTCCTGCACCGACCCGATCCCAGCGGCGAAGCGCCGCGCATCCACACACGCCCTCGCAACGAGCGATTGGGCTTCGAAGGCGGTCTCGACAGCACCATGATTCAGGAATCCCACGATGTTGTGGTCGGTCGTGCCGCGTCATTCAGAGGCAAATACAAAGTGGGAAATACCGACCGTTGCATCTGCACACACTTGTCAGGAGAAATTGCATACGTGCGCGGAAGCAATCATCTCCCGCCGGGCTCCATCGACCTTGTCTTCAAAGGCACCGCCGGTCAGAGCTTCTGCACGCTTCTGTGCCATGGCGTGAAAGCCACCCTTTTCGGCGAAGCCAATGACTACGTCGGCAAGCTCATGAGCGGTGGCGAGATTATCATCCGCCCCCTGGAAGAGACCAGCTACGTCTGGAAAGACAATACCATCATAGGCAACACCTGCTTGTACGGGGCGACCGGTGGACACCTCTTCGCCGCGGGTCTCGCGGGCGAGCGCTTCGGCGTTCGTAACTCAGGTGCCGTGGCAGTCGTCGAAGGGGTAGGGGACCACGGTTGCGAATACATGACTGGCGGTCTGGTGGTCTGTCTCGGAAAAACGGGTACAAACTTCGGCGCAGGCATGAGCGGCGGTCTGGCCTTCGTCTACGACGAGGACGACTCCTTCGAGACTCTCTACAACCCCGAAATGGTCGGCATCGAGCGCCTCGGGGACAATGGCGAAATCGATGCTTTGCAGAAGGTGGTGGAGGCTCACTTTGAAGCCACCGAAAGCCCACACGCCAAAGCGATCCTCGCCGACTGGCAGAAAAGCATCAGCAAAATCTGGAAGGTCGTCCCGCACCCGGCCACGCCCGAGGCGCCAAAGAACGTG
- a CDS encoding glutaredoxin: MKIKAYLKPTCGWSMGVRAIMSKYDLPYEDIDIINNPDNYAEMVAKSGQPLSPCVEIDGVMLADVSGEEVETYMISNKLVEATDSQADAPTNQGCSDEEHEKMRSASKPIRFF; the protein is encoded by the coding sequence ATGAAGATAAAAGCTTATTTGAAGCCTACCTGTGGCTGGAGCATGGGCGTGCGAGCGATCATGTCGAAATACGATCTGCCTTACGAGGACATCGACATCATCAACAACCCGGACAACTACGCGGAAATGGTCGCCAAGTCCGGCCAGCCTCTCTCTCCATGCGTGGAGATCGATGGCGTGATGCTTGCCGACGTCAGCGGCGAGGAAGTGGAGACCTACATGATCAGCAACAAGCTGGTCGAGGCCACCGACTCCCAAGCGGACGCGCCCACCAACCAAGGCTGCAGCGACGAGGAGCACGAAAAGATGCGCTCGGCGTCCAAGCCTATCCGCTTCTTCTAG
- the recA gene encoding recombinase RecA: MAKGKTNPLPSSDDRQKNVDMAISAITKQFGEGSIMRLGSGTALQVDTISTGSISIDLALGVGGLPRGRICEIYGPESSGKTTMCLSLIAEAQRKGGLAAFIDVEHALDPKYARKLGVNVDDLLVSQPDSGEDALNITETLIRSNAIDVIVIDSVAALVSKNELDGQMGDATVGSQARLMSQAMRRLTAIVSKTKCICLFTNQIREKIGVMFGSPETTPGGRALKFFSSVRMDIRRIGQIKDNTGSVVGNRTRIKIVKNKVAPPFTECEFDIMYNEGISRTGSIVDLGIEHKVLEKKGAWISYNGDMIGQGREAAKSFLSENKDVFEEVSNKILEAVNPEFLEKKQLEAAAEA, encoded by the coding sequence ATGGCCAAAGGCAAAACAAACCCCCTCCCCTCATCCGACGACCGGCAGAAAAACGTGGACATGGCGATTTCCGCCATCACCAAGCAATTTGGCGAGGGTTCCATCATGCGGCTGGGCAGCGGAACGGCCTTGCAGGTGGATACCATCTCCACCGGCTCGATCTCTATCGATCTGGCGCTGGGAGTCGGCGGTCTGCCGCGAGGTCGCATCTGCGAGATCTACGGTCCGGAATCCTCCGGTAAGACCACCATGTGTTTGAGCCTTATCGCGGAAGCCCAGCGCAAAGGCGGACTGGCGGCGTTCATCGATGTGGAGCACGCTCTCGATCCCAAATACGCCCGCAAGCTCGGGGTGAACGTGGACGATCTGCTGGTCTCCCAGCCGGACTCGGGCGAGGACGCTCTCAACATCACGGAAACCCTGATCCGCTCCAACGCCATCGACGTGATCGTGATCGACTCCGTGGCGGCTTTGGTCTCCAAAAACGAACTGGATGGCCAGATGGGCGACGCCACCGTGGGATCGCAAGCTCGCCTGATGAGCCAAGCCATGCGTCGCCTCACCGCCATCGTCAGCAAGACGAAGTGTATCTGCCTGTTCACCAATCAGATACGTGAAAAGATCGGCGTGATGTTCGGCAGTCCGGAAACCACTCCAGGTGGTCGGGCCCTGAAGTTCTTTTCCTCGGTGCGCATGGACATCCGCCGCATCGGCCAGATCAAGGACAACACCGGCAGCGTGGTAGGCAACCGCACCCGCATCAAGATCGTGAAGAACAAGGTCGCCCCTCCCTTCACCGAGTGCGAGTTCGACATCATGTACAACGAAGGCATCTCCCGCACCGGCTCCATCGTGGACCTGGGTATCGAGCACAAGGTCTTGGAGAAGAAGGGAGCCTGGATTTCCTACAACGGAGACATGATCGGCCAAGGTCGCGAAGCCGCCAAGAGTTTCCTTTCGGAAAACAAGGACGTCTTCGAGGAGGTTTCCAACAAGATTCTCGAGGCGGTGAACCCGGAGTTTCTGGAGAAGAAACAGCTCGAGGCAGCTGCCGAAGCCTGA
- the mnmE gene encoding tRNA uridine-5-carboxymethylaminomethyl(34) synthesis GTPase MnmE produces MENVDTIAAIATPGGESAIAMIRASGPLCRKIAMDAFGLKKAPCPRRVSHASYRSRSHEVLDDVVFVLYSAPKSYTGEDVLEISCHGNPLIATRILEDLLQRGCRQSEPGEFTRRAFLNGRMDLTQAEAVMELIQARSDKAIKVANNQLRGAFGKQLNQLKTRLLETVAMVEAYIDFPEEDLPPERKEAEINSIQEVLTFCSRIIDSGRYSAFLRDGVKTLILGEPNAGKSSLLNCFMGFERAIVSEEPGTTRDFIRERVILGGHCLQIMDTAGLREAESGIEKQGILKTVELAEEADLFLLVVDATKDSPHLPDSISSRIDQRNCILVKNKIDLGDTLSPSQQLTPFDSVAISARSGDGLEALKALIVRKIDAHFAREQDDLILVNARHNAALQELSQCLNAALSNFRADEPAEFVASELRGALDAIGRILGRIDNEDMLDVLFSSFCIGK; encoded by the coding sequence ATGGAGAATGTAGATACAATAGCAGCTATAGCTACGCCTGGCGGCGAATCGGCGATCGCCATGATCCGAGCCTCCGGCCCCCTTTGCCGGAAGATCGCCATGGACGCCTTCGGTTTGAAGAAAGCCCCCTGCCCTCGCCGCGTCTCCCACGCCAGCTACCGATCGCGATCGCATGAGGTCCTGGACGACGTGGTTTTCGTGCTCTACAGCGCCCCGAAGTCCTACACCGGCGAAGATGTGCTGGAAATTTCCTGCCATGGAAATCCGCTCATCGCCACGCGTATCCTGGAGGATCTGCTGCAACGGGGCTGCCGCCAGTCGGAACCGGGCGAGTTCACTCGCCGCGCCTTTCTCAACGGTCGCATGGACCTGACGCAAGCGGAAGCGGTTATGGAGCTGATCCAAGCCCGCAGCGACAAGGCGATCAAGGTGGCCAACAACCAGCTGCGCGGAGCCTTCGGAAAGCAGCTCAACCAGCTAAAGACTCGCCTGCTCGAAACGGTAGCCATGGTGGAGGCCTATATCGACTTCCCGGAGGAAGACCTGCCTCCAGAGCGAAAGGAAGCGGAAATAAATAGTATCCAAGAAGTGCTTACGTTCTGCAGTCGAATCATCGATAGCGGCCGCTACTCGGCCTTCTTGCGCGACGGCGTGAAGACGCTCATCCTCGGCGAACCCAACGCCGGCAAGAGCTCCCTGCTCAACTGCTTCATGGGGTTCGAACGGGCGATCGTGAGCGAGGAGCCAGGCACCACGCGGGACTTCATTCGCGAGCGAGTGATTTTGGGTGGTCATTGTCTCCAGATTATGGATACAGCAGGATTGCGCGAGGCCGAAAGCGGCATCGAGAAACAGGGCATTCTCAAGACGGTTGAATTGGCCGAGGAGGCGGATCTGTTTCTTCTGGTGGTGGATGCGACGAAGGACTCCCCTCACCTGCCCGATTCCATATCCAGCCGCATCGACCAGCGAAACTGCATTCTGGTTAAGAACAAGATCGATCTCGGCGACACCCTCTCGCCTTCCCAGCAGCTGACTCCTTTTGACAGCGTCGCCATCTCCGCTCGATCGGGAGACGGTCTGGAGGCCCTGAAGGCTTTGATCGTTCGGAAGATCGACGCCCATTTCGCCCGCGAGCAGGATGACCTGATTCTGGTGAACGCTCGCCACAATGCGGCCCTGCAGGAGCTTTCCCAGTGCTTGAACGCTGCCTTGAGCAACTTTCGGGCGGACGAACCGGCGGAGTTCGTAGCGAGCGAGCTCAGGGGCGCCCTGGACGCCATCGGGCGCATTTTGGGTCGCATCGACAACGAGGATATGCTCGATGTGCTCTTTTCCAGTTTTTGCATAGGTAAGTAG
- the mnmG gene encoding tRNA uridine-5-carboxymethylaminomethyl(34) synthesis enzyme MnmG, which yields MLDEYDVIVCGAGHAGCEAALAAARMGARTLVLSGNIDTIAAMSCNPAIGGVAKGHIVREIDALGGEMAVNADVSGIQFRLLNESKGPAVQSPRVQCDKKVYALRMKHVLEHQENLSIFQATVTGLIFKNGKVVGCRTNLDVEFFGKTLVVTTGTFLRGLMHIGKNKNEGGRMGDYSAKTLSSSFLDAGIELERLKTGTPPRILGRSIDFSVMEEQQGDANPTLFAFYDTREDKDLFHVEHRGERFAGWKPGSEQVSCWVTYTSPRTQQIVNDNLHLSAMYGGEIQGTGPRYCPSIEDKFVRFADKNRHMLFLEPEGRNTNEYYINGLSTSLPFAAQMEMLQSIPGLEKAHLLRPAYAVEYDFAPPTQLFPHLESKKVENLFFAGQINGTSGYEEAGCQGLIAGVNAVLKVRGEEPMTLKRHDGYTGVLIDDLVTKGTKEPYRMFTSRAEHRLLFNHGSAESRLLEYSARFGLVPPDRLQRMRVKQRRIEQGVKWLETNRVGGVTWATMLRRNIKPEEYPSELLSLEPAVRDQVVYLVKYDGYLQREKRQIEKLNDVERIKIPPDFDFAKVKGLRNESAAKLKETMPANLGQASRISGVNPSDISILMVALGR from the coding sequence ATGCTGGATGAGTACGATGTGATCGTTTGCGGCGCTGGGCATGCCGGTTGCGAGGCCGCTTTGGCTGCCGCTCGCATGGGAGCGAGAACCTTGGTGTTGAGCGGCAATATCGACACCATCGCTGCCATGAGCTGCAATCCCGCGATCGGAGGCGTCGCCAAAGGACATATCGTACGAGAGATAGACGCTCTCGGTGGAGAAATGGCGGTCAACGCCGATGTTTCCGGCATACAGTTTCGCCTGCTCAACGAATCCAAGGGGCCCGCGGTGCAATCCCCTCGCGTACAGTGCGACAAGAAGGTCTACGCCTTGCGCATGAAGCACGTGCTCGAGCACCAGGAAAATCTCTCCATCTTTCAGGCGACGGTGACCGGGTTGATCTTTAAGAACGGAAAAGTCGTCGGCTGCCGCACCAATCTGGACGTCGAGTTCTTCGGCAAGACGCTCGTCGTCACCACCGGCACCTTCCTGCGTGGCCTGATGCACATCGGCAAAAACAAGAACGAAGGCGGCCGCATGGGCGATTATTCAGCCAAAACCCTTTCCAGCAGCTTTCTCGATGCCGGGATCGAGCTGGAGCGGCTCAAGACCGGCACGCCACCCAGAATCCTGGGACGATCGATCGACTTCTCTGTGATGGAGGAGCAGCAAGGCGATGCGAATCCCACGCTCTTCGCATTCTACGACACGCGGGAGGACAAGGATTTGTTCCACGTGGAACATCGCGGGGAGCGGTTCGCTGGGTGGAAGCCGGGTTCGGAGCAAGTTTCCTGCTGGGTGACCTACACGTCACCCAGAACCCAGCAGATCGTGAACGACAACCTGCACCTTTCCGCCATGTATGGCGGAGAGATCCAGGGGACGGGTCCTCGCTACTGTCCTAGCATCGAGGACAAGTTCGTGCGCTTCGCCGACAAGAATCGGCACATGCTGTTTCTGGAGCCGGAGGGGCGAAACACCAACGAGTACTACATCAACGGTCTTTCCACCAGCTTGCCGTTCGCCGCTCAGATGGAGATGCTGCAGTCCATTCCAGGGCTGGAAAAAGCCCATCTGCTGCGGCCGGCTTATGCGGTGGAGTACGATTTCGCTCCGCCGACCCAGCTTTTCCCGCATCTGGAGTCGAAGAAGGTGGAAAACCTCTTTTTCGCAGGTCAGATCAACGGCACCTCCGGTTACGAGGAGGCGGGGTGTCAGGGGTTGATCGCTGGCGTCAATGCCGTGCTGAAGGTGAGGGGAGAGGAGCCGATGACCTTGAAGCGCCATGATGGCTACACCGGAGTGTTGATCGATGATCTGGTGACGAAAGGAACCAAGGAGCCCTACCGCATGTTCACCAGCCGGGCGGAGCACCGTCTGCTTTTCAATCACGGCAGCGCCGAATCCCGTTTGCTTGAGTACTCGGCTCGTTTCGGTCTTGTGCCGCCGGATCGTCTGCAGCGCATGCGCGTCAAGCAGCGCCGCATCGAGCAGGGCGTGAAATGGCTGGAAACGAATCGGGTAGGGGGGGTGACTTGGGCGACTATGCTGCGCCGAAACATCAAGCCCGAAGAGTACCCGAGCGAGCTTTTGTCATTGGAACCTGCCGTGCGGGACCAGGTGGTCTATCTGGTGAAATACGATGGCTACCTTCAGCGTGAAAAGCGACAGATCGAAAAGCTCAACGATGTCGAGAGGATCAAGATTCCACCGGATTTTGACTTCGCAAAGGTGAAGGGCCTGCGCAACGAATCAGCCGCCAAGCTCAAGGAAACCATGCCAGCCAACCTAGGCCAGGCCAGCCGCATCAGTGGTGTCAACCCTTCGGATATCAGCATTCTTATGGTAGCTTTGGGTAGGTAA
- a CDS encoding response regulator transcription factor, with the protein MVSMNEARRILVVDDEVDVTELLGYHLRQRGYEISALNDPRLALETARQFRPELIVLDIMMPDLNGIQVCRLIRADSSLKGVPIIFLSAKTEEGDRIEGFESGADDYVCKPFSPKELMLRVGAMLKRMGEPEENKILEVNRIRMDVEHHRVEVASSPVDLTATEFRLLKLLLQERGKVQTRETLLQKVWNYENDIETRTVDTHMRRLREKLGDEASWLETVRGVGYRLVESR; encoded by the coding sequence ATGGTAAGCATGAACGAAGCTCGCAGGATTCTTGTCGTCGACGACGAGGTGGATGTCACCGAATTGTTGGGGTATCATCTCCGTCAACGCGGTTATGAAATCAGCGCCCTAAACGACCCACGACTCGCGCTGGAGACGGCGCGGCAATTTCGGCCGGAGCTGATCGTGCTCGACATCATGATGCCGGACCTGAACGGCATCCAGGTGTGTCGCTTGATCCGGGCTGATTCCAGCCTGAAGGGCGTGCCCATCATTTTCCTCAGCGCCAAGACGGAGGAGGGCGACCGCATCGAAGGCTTCGAAAGCGGCGCCGACGACTACGTCTGCAAGCCTTTCAGTCCCAAGGAGCTCATGCTGCGCGTGGGCGCCATGCTCAAGCGAATGGGAGAGCCGGAGGAAAACAAGATTTTGGAAGTTAATCGGATTCGCATGGACGTGGAGCATCATCGCGTCGAAGTCGCGTCCAGCCCCGTCGATCTGACGGCGACGGAGTTCCGGCTGCTTAAGCTTCTTCTTCAGGAGCGTGGCAAGGTGCAGACGCGCGAGACGTTGCTGCAGAAGGTATGGAATTACGAAAACGATATCGAAACGCGCACGGTCGATACCCATATGCGTCGCTTGCGTGAAAAGCTGGGCGACGAAGCCTCTTGGCTTGAGACGGTTCGTGGGGTGGGCTATCGGTTAGTGGAAAGCCGCTAA